A region from the Eptesicus fuscus isolate TK198812 chromosome 1, DD_ASM_mEF_20220401, whole genome shotgun sequence genome encodes:
- the PNCK gene encoding calcium/calmodulin-dependent protein kinase type 1B, producing the protein MLLLKKQTEDISSVYEIREKLGSGAFSEVVLAQERGSSHLVALKCISKKALRGKEALVENEIAVLRRVSHPNIVALEDVHESPSHLYLAMELVTGGELFDRIMERGSYTEKDASHLVGQVLGAVSYLHSLGIVHRDLKPENLLYATPFEDSKIMVSDFGLSKIQAGNMLGTACGTPGYVAPELLEQKPYGKAVDVWALGVISYILLCGYPPFYDESDPELFSQILRASYEFDSPFWDDISESAKDFIRHLLERDPQKRFTCQQALQHLWISGDAAFDKDILGSVSEQIQKNFARNHWKRAFNATSFLRHIRKLGQSPEGEEGSERRMARHSHPGLGAGQPSNW; encoded by the exons aTGTTGCTGCTCAAGAAACAGACGGAGGACATCAGCAGCGTCTATGAGATCCGCGAGAAGCTGGGCTC GGGTGCCTTCTCCGAGGTGGTGCTGGCCCAGGAGCGGGGCTCCTCACACCTTGTTGCTCTGAAGTGCATCTCCAAGAAGGCCCTTCGAGGCAAGGAGGCCCTGGTGGAGAATGAGATTGCGGTGCTCCGCAG GGTCAGCCACCCCAACATCGTGGCTCTGGAGGACGTCCACGAGAGCCCCTCCCACCTCTACCTGGCCATGGAGCT GGTGACAGGGGGCGAGCTGTTCGACCGCATCATGGAGCGTGGCTCCTACACAGAGAAGGATGCCAGCCACCTGGTGGGCCAGGTCCTCGGCGCTGTCTCCTATCTGCACAGCTTGGGCATCGTGCACCGCGACCTCAAG CCTGAAAACCTCCTCTATGCCACGCCATTCGAGGACTCCAAGATCATGGTCTCCGACTTTGGCCTCTCCAAAATTCAGGCTGGCAACATGCTGGGCACCGCCTGTGGGACCCCAGGATATGTGG CCCCGGAGCTCTTGGAGCAGAAACCCTACGGGAAGGCCGTAGATGTGTGGGCCCTGGGTGTCATCTCCTACATCCT GCTGTGTGGCTACCCCCCCTTCTACGACGAGAGCGACCCCGAACTCTTCAGCCAGATCCTGAGGGCCAGCTACGAGTTTGACTCTCCCTTTTGGGATGACATCTCTGAATCAG CCAAAGACTTCATCCGGCACCTTCTGGAGCGAGACCCGCAGAAGAGGTTCACGTGCCAGCAGGCCTTACAGCATCTTTG GATCTCTGGGGATGCTGCCTTTGACAAAGACATCCTGGGCTCCGTCAGTGAGCAGATCCAGAAGAATTTTGCCCGGAATCACTGGAAG cgAGCATTCAATGCCACCTCTTTCCTGCGCCACATCCGAAAGCTGGGGCAGAGCCCCGAGGGTGAGGAGGGCTCAGAGCGGAGGATGGCCCGCCACAGCCACCCGGGCctcggggctggccagccctccAACTGGTGA